The Candidatus Dormiibacterota bacterium genome has a window encoding:
- a CDS encoding amino acid adenylation domain-containing protein, whose product MPIEAPPAASSGTPLSESKRRLLEKYRRGDVSETQADRDVISRRPAGVNPPLSVGQHQIWLHSQIAPELPLYNEPMTVHRTGLLDVPALEWSLGEILKRHEIWRTTVAVVDGEPVQVVQPAAAFSLPVVDLRSLPGAAREAEALRLATEEARRPMDLAHGPLARFRLIHLGDEAHRLYITLHQMIFDGVSMYSVFLPELTSLYEARVEGRPSPLQQPQTQYGDFALWQRRRQREDLPSNALDYWRRQLAGAPAVLELPCDRPRLSLQTFRGGQPTFALSKDLSERLKTLSRSLGATLFMMLLAAFNVLLYRYTGQEDILVGTAATRRRRPELEHALGFFLNTLVLRTRLSEQRSFRDLLASLRETTLEALAHGDVPIAEVVKSLQPNRDSSRNPLFQVMFILEPPLPPPRPGWTLTQMDVNTGISRFDLYLEADDRPEGIIGRVRYSTDLFERATVDRLLERFEALLESIVANPEQRISALPILAPAERSGALHDGCQAGPIRPAAAFERNEIEQSLAQRFAHLAERHPQRVAVREEGGEWTYAALAAAADRVAGGLGAELDEDGARVALLLDHDARMVAGVVGALKAGGVYVPLDPGHPSSRLSHIVADCDARVVLTTARHRDLAGTFAGARKVLILEEILDRPSGDGRPRLPSPDKPAYILYTSGSTGRPKGVLQSHRNVLHFIRAYSASLRLRADDRLTLLSSYSVDAAVMDIFGALLNAATLCPIDIRDVGLAGMRDRLRRDGVTIYHSTPTVFRHLIGALSGGGLSDSLRFIVLGGEEVRREDVEAYRRLTGPRCRFVNGLGPTESTVSLQYFVDKETRLGRPTLPVGRPVADTEVLLLSRRGEPGQVYGEIAIRSRHVALGYWRKPVLTREVFLPDPEGGDKRIYRTGDMGRLLADGCIEFAGRRDSQLKIRGFRVEPAEIEDALSRHTGVREATVAVCDDPRGEKRLMAYWVAGADPVPADEDLRRHLRETLPDFMMPWAFVRLAALPLTPSGKIDRLALPDPREARPESGHLSRPPADGLEIRLALLWQRLLETGPVASGDNFFDLGGHSLLAVRLFAEIEDAFGLRLPMATLFKAPTVEQLAAVLRDHGTSAQWSSLVPLQPGDSLRPFFGVHGHSGEVLFYSDLCRRLGPDQPFFALQAQGLGGKLPHRTIESMAAHYLEEIRTVQPRGPYRIGGFCLGATVAFEMAQQLLARGEEVTLLALFVGYDADLRHRLGGLRRLRRRVSLNLERARTLPDRDRGAYLLGKGRAAARHLARSARSLLLRLAYGCLDRLPLLPLSPPGDIEDINLHAARRYAPGTFPGRMTVFLSGETPAGFSLDPKRDLDGLEAREIEVIRVPGVTDTMMNEPHVGVLGALLRARLDTAASRRGGAWIQPGAEGGATEACRTGQTRMEAMPAFPRGKT is encoded by the coding sequence ATGCCCATCGAGGCCCCTCCGGCCGCCTCCTCCGGCACCCCGCTCTCGGAATCGAAGCGCCGACTCCTCGAGAAGTACCGGCGCGGGGACGTTTCCGAGACTCAGGCGGATCGCGACGTCATTTCGCGCCGGCCCGCGGGAGTGAACCCGCCGCTCTCCGTAGGTCAGCATCAGATATGGCTGCACAGTCAGATCGCTCCCGAATTGCCGCTCTACAACGAGCCCATGACGGTGCACCGGACGGGCCTCCTGGACGTGCCGGCCCTGGAGTGGAGCCTGGGAGAGATCCTCAAGCGTCACGAGATCTGGCGGACGACGGTGGCGGTCGTGGACGGCGAGCCGGTCCAGGTCGTCCAGCCGGCCGCGGCATTCTCCCTCCCGGTCGTCGATCTGCGGTCGCTGCCCGGGGCCGCGCGGGAGGCGGAGGCGCTGAGGCTCGCCACCGAAGAGGCTCGACGACCGATGGACCTGGCCCACGGGCCCTTGGCGCGATTCAGACTGATCCACCTGGGCGACGAGGCACACCGGCTCTACATCACACTCCACCAGATGATCTTCGACGGTGTATCGATGTACTCCGTGTTCCTCCCGGAGCTGACGTCTCTCTATGAAGCCCGCGTCGAGGGCCGGCCGTCGCCCCTCCAGCAGCCCCAGACCCAGTACGGAGATTTCGCCCTCTGGCAGAGGCGGCGACAGCGGGAGGATCTCCCATCGAATGCCTTGGACTACTGGCGGCGGCAGCTGGCTGGTGCCCCCGCTGTGCTCGAGCTGCCATGCGATCGGCCGCGACTCTCGCTGCAGACCTTTCGGGGCGGCCAGCCCACGTTTGCCCTGTCGAAGGACCTGAGCGAGCGGCTCAAGACGCTCTCGCGGTCTCTTGGGGCGACGCTCTTCATGATGCTCCTGGCCGCGTTCAACGTCCTCCTCTACCGCTACACGGGACAGGAGGACATCCTCGTCGGGACGGCGGCGACGCGCCGCCGCCGGCCCGAGCTCGAGCACGCCCTGGGTTTCTTCCTCAACACGCTGGTGCTCCGGACTCGTCTCTCGGAACAGCGCAGCTTCCGGGATCTCCTGGCGAGCTTGCGGGAGACGACGCTCGAGGCCCTGGCCCACGGAGATGTTCCGATCGCGGAGGTGGTGAAGAGCCTGCAGCCCAATCGGGATTCAAGCCGCAATCCGCTGTTCCAGGTCATGTTCATCCTGGAACCTCCCCTGCCTCCGCCTCGGCCGGGCTGGACCCTGACGCAGATGGACGTGAACACGGGCATATCCCGGTTCGACCTCTATCTCGAGGCCGACGATCGGCCGGAGGGGATCATCGGCCGCGTCCGCTACAGCACCGATCTCTTCGAACGCGCGACGGTCGATCGGCTGCTCGAGCGCTTCGAAGCCCTGCTCGAGAGCATCGTGGCCAATCCGGAGCAGCGCATCTCCGCCCTGCCCATCCTCGCGCCCGCCGAGCGCAGCGGCGCGCTCCATGACGGCTGCCAGGCGGGGCCGATCCGGCCCGCAGCGGCGTTCGAAAGGAACGAGATCGAGCAGAGCCTTGCGCAACGCTTCGCTCATCTGGCTGAGAGACACCCGCAGCGCGTCGCCGTCAGGGAGGAGGGAGGGGAGTGGACCTACGCCGCGCTCGCTGCAGCGGCAGACCGCGTCGCCGGAGGCCTCGGGGCGGAGCTCGATGAAGACGGAGCGCGGGTAGCACTGCTGCTCGACCACGACGCGCGGATGGTCGCCGGTGTCGTCGGCGCCTTGAAGGCAGGCGGCGTCTATGTGCCCCTCGATCCGGGCCATCCTTCCTCGAGGTTGTCGCACATCGTGGCGGACTGCGACGCCCGCGTCGTGCTGACCACCGCGCGTCATCGAGATCTGGCCGGGACGTTCGCGGGAGCGCGCAAGGTGCTCATCCTGGAGGAGATCCTGGACCGCCCGTCCGGTGACGGACGACCCCGGCTGCCGTCGCCGGACAAGCCCGCCTACATCTTGTATACGTCCGGGTCCACGGGTCGGCCGAAAGGGGTCCTGCAGAGCCACCGGAACGTGCTGCATTTCATCCGGGCCTACAGCGCGAGTCTCCGCCTCCGCGCAGACGATCGGCTGACACTCTTGTCTTCCTACAGCGTCGACGCGGCGGTGATGGACATCTTCGGTGCGCTCCTGAACGCAGCAACACTCTGTCCGATCGACATTCGCGACGTCGGTCTCGCGGGCATGCGCGACCGGCTGCGACGCGACGGAGTCACCATCTATCACTCGACACCCACGGTGTTCCGGCACCTGATCGGAGCGTTGTCCGGAGGCGGGCTGTCCGATAGCCTGCGGTTCATCGTCCTCGGAGGGGAAGAGGTCCGCCGTGAGGACGTCGAGGCGTACCGGCGGCTCACAGGGCCCCGCTGCCGATTCGTGAACGGTCTCGGACCCACGGAATCGACCGTGTCCCTGCAGTACTTCGTCGACAAGGAGACCCGACTCGGTCGGCCCACGCTACCGGTCGGACGCCCGGTCGCGGATACCGAGGTGCTGCTGCTCAGTCGGCGGGGCGAACCCGGCCAGGTGTACGGGGAGATCGCCATCCGCAGCCGTCACGTGGCCCTCGGCTACTGGCGGAAACCGGTCCTGACACGGGAGGTCTTCCTGCCCGATCCTGAAGGAGGTGACAAACGGATCTACCGGACCGGGGACATGGGACGGTTGCTCGCGGACGGTTGCATCGAGTTCGCGGGGAGAAGAGATTCCCAGCTGAAGATCCGAGGATTCCGGGTCGAGCCGGCGGAGATCGAGGACGCGCTGTCGCGGCATACAGGCGTCCGGGAAGCCACAGTGGCGGTCTGCGATGATCCCCGCGGTGAGAAGCGCCTCATGGCGTACTGGGTCGCCGGTGCCGATCCGGTGCCGGCGGACGAGGACCTGCGGCGACACCTGCGCGAGACGCTCCCCGATTTCATGATGCCTTGGGCCTTCGTCCGCCTCGCAGCATTGCCCCTGACGCCCAGCGGGAAAATCGATCGGCTCGCCCTTCCCGATCCCCGGGAAGCGCGGCCGGAGAGCGGGCACCTGTCTCGCCCGCCCGCAGACGGGCTCGAGATTCGGCTGGCGCTCCTCTGGCAGCGTCTTCTCGAGACTGGCCCCGTCGCCTCGGGGGACAACTTCTTCGATCTCGGCGGACATTCGCTTCTGGCGGTGCGGCTGTTCGCGGAAATCGAGGACGCCTTCGGGCTCCGGCTCCCCATGGCCACCTTGTTCAAGGCGCCGACCGTCGAGCAGCTCGCCGCCGTCCTCCGTGACCACGGGACGTCGGCCCAGTGGTCGTCGCTCGTGCCGCTGCAGCCCGGCGACAGCCTGCGTCCGTTCTTCGGCGTGCACGGACACTCGGGAGAGGTCCTGTTCTATAGCGATCTGTGCCGCCGACTGGGTCCGGACCAGCCGTTCTTCGCGCTCCAGGCGCAAGGGCTCGGCGGCAAGCTGCCCCATAGAACGATCGAATCAATGGCCGCCCATTACCTCGAGGAGATCCGCACCGTGCAACCGCGCGGCCCTTACCGCATCGGCGGCTTCTGCCTGGGGGCGACCGTCGCCTTCGAGATGGCGCAGCAGCTCCTGGCGCGCGGGGAAGAGGTCACCCTCCTGGCCCTGTTCGTCGGATACGACGCCGACCTTCGGCATCGCCTCGGGGGGCTGCGCCGCCTGCGCCGAAGAGTATCGCTCAACCTGGAACGGGCCCGAACCCTGCCCGACCGCGACAGAGGGGCCTATCTCCTGGGCAAGGGGCGGGCCGCCGCGCGCCATCTCGCGCGATCCGCGCGTTCCCTCCTCCTGCGGCTGGCTTACGGATGTCTCGACAGGCTCCCCCTCCTGCCGCTGTCACCGCCCGGCGACATCGAGGACATCAACCTCCACGCCGCGCGCCGGTACGCGCCCGGGACCTTTCCGGGACGCATGACCGTCTTCCTGAGCGGGGAGACGCCTGCCGGCTTCTCGCTCGACCCGAAACGGGACCTGGACGGCCTCGAGGCGCGGGAGATCGAGGTGATCAGGGTCCCGGGCGTCACCGACACCATGATGAACGAGCCGCACGTCGGTGTCCTCGGCGCCCTGTTGAGGGCGCGCCTCGACACCGCGGCGTCGAGGCGCGGCGGGGCCTGGATCCAACCTGGCGCGGAAGGTGGAGCGACCGAGGCGTGCCGCACCGGACAGACCCGCATGGAAGCAATGCCCGCCTTTCCCCGCGGGAAGACCTGA
- a CDS encoding XrtA system polysaccharide chain length determinant: protein MDARGTQESGIHQALETLARRRWLGLVIFLGALVPGLCVIASLPDIFRASATVLVERQQVPETFVRPAVTDELEIRLHAISEEVMSRSRLQELIERFDLYPRQRATLSSEALVERMRRDIALDLKGVERTWDRGGTVAFALGFRGRDPQKVAEVANALASLYVEQNLKARERQATRTADFLKTQLDEMKKKLEAQEDRIGEYKKRHTGELPQQVESNISVLGRLNGQLQLNADRQARAMERRDRLEGLAAGGAPGAAAGVSEDVETRIDRLSLELAEMRRQYTDNYPDVVRLQQEIAGLKRQVAETPPDSSSKGAARSQDAGKPPVSAGPGLKADAEIASLKREEDRLRRSIAEYERRIDAAPQRQQEFQALSRDYETTKELYDSLLKHYQESLVSENMEHGQATEQFRILDTAVPPPQAYAPNRLWLSLMGLMLALGVAVVGMVTAERLDTSFHDIDSIRSFTRLPILARVPRIVTRADVIWRAVKTGLAVVVLAAGLAAAGAASYYVARDQEQLVFILGGGRQ from the coding sequence GTGGACGCGCGCGGGACGCAGGAATCGGGAATCCATCAGGCGCTGGAGACTCTGGCGCGGCGGCGCTGGCTGGGGCTCGTGATCTTCCTCGGGGCGCTGGTGCCGGGCCTCTGCGTCATCGCGTCGCTGCCGGACATCTTCCGGGCCAGCGCCACGGTCCTCGTGGAGCGCCAGCAGGTTCCCGAGACGTTCGTCCGTCCGGCCGTGACGGACGAGCTCGAGATCAGGCTTCACGCCATCAGCGAGGAGGTCATGAGTCGGTCGAGGCTCCAGGAGCTCATCGAGCGCTTCGACCTCTATCCGCGCCAGCGCGCGACGCTCTCGTCCGAGGCGCTGGTCGAGCGGATGCGGCGCGACATCGCTCTCGACCTGAAGGGCGTCGAGCGGACCTGGGACCGCGGGGGGACCGTCGCATTCGCCCTCGGCTTTCGCGGCCGCGACCCGCAGAAGGTCGCCGAGGTGGCCAACGCCCTCGCGTCGCTGTACGTGGAGCAGAACCTCAAGGCTCGCGAGAGGCAGGCGACGCGCACGGCGGACTTCCTGAAGACCCAGCTCGACGAGATGAAGAAGAAGCTGGAGGCGCAGGAGGACAGGATCGGCGAATACAAGAAGCGTCATACCGGCGAGCTGCCGCAGCAGGTGGAGTCGAACATCTCCGTCCTCGGGCGGCTGAACGGCCAGCTGCAGCTCAACGCGGACAGGCAGGCCCGGGCGATGGAGCGCCGCGACCGGCTGGAGGGCCTGGCCGCCGGCGGGGCGCCGGGCGCCGCGGCGGGCGTTTCGGAGGACGTGGAGACGAGGATCGACCGGCTGAGTCTCGAGCTCGCCGAGATGCGCAGACAGTACACCGACAACTACCCCGACGTCGTACGCCTGCAGCAGGAGATCGCCGGCCTCAAGCGCCAGGTCGCTGAGACCCCGCCGGACTCCTCGTCGAAGGGCGCCGCCCGCTCCCAGGACGCGGGGAAGCCTCCGGTGTCGGCCGGACCGGGGCTCAAGGCCGACGCCGAGATCGCGTCCCTGAAACGCGAGGAGGATCGTCTGCGTCGCTCGATCGCCGAGTACGAGCGTCGGATCGACGCCGCGCCCCAGAGACAGCAGGAGTTCCAGGCGCTGTCCCGCGACTACGAGACCACCAAGGAGCTGTACGATTCGCTGCTCAAGCACTACCAGGAATCCCTGGTCTCCGAGAACATGGAGCACGGACAGGCCACCGAACAGTTCCGTATCCTCGATACGGCCGTTCCGCCGCCGCAGGCGTATGCGCCCAACAGGCTCTGGCTGTCGCTCATGGGGCTGATGCTTGCCCTCGGCGTCGCGGTGGTGGGCATGGTCACGGCCGAGCGGCTCGACACCTCGTTTCACGACATCGACAGCATCCGGTCGTTCACCCGCCTGCCGATCCTGGCGAGGGTCCCGCGCATCGTGACGCGGGCGGACGTCATCTGGAGGGCCGTCAAGACAGGTCTCGCGGTCGTGGTGCTGGCGGCCGGGCTGGCGGCGGCCGGGGCGGCCTCGTACTACGTTGCGCGTGATCAGGAGCAGCTGGTCTTTATTCTGGGCGGGGGACGACAGTAG
- a CDS encoding CpsD/CapB family tyrosine-protein kinase produces the protein MNPRLVSLIAPASFEAEQYRSLRHRLESRAGDERLQVVAVTSAVPGEGKTTTAINLAGALAQSRESRVLLIDADLRRPGVGVQLGLPDSRGTGLADAILDPTLSLESVILRRVPLSIGILTAGRVPPAPYEALQSPRLGALLEEARGLFDHVVVDTPPLIPVPDCRLIARWVDGLLMVVAADRTPRKMFEEGLNMIEPAKMIGVVFNGERRSRSGYYGYSRAYAGSPRPPRREPRAGAR, from the coding sequence TTGAACCCCCGCCTGGTCAGTCTGATCGCACCCGCGTCGTTCGAGGCCGAGCAATACCGGTCCCTCCGCCATCGGCTCGAGTCGCGGGCGGGAGACGAGCGGCTCCAGGTCGTCGCCGTGACCAGCGCCGTTCCCGGGGAAGGGAAGACCACCACGGCGATCAATCTGGCCGGGGCGCTGGCGCAGTCACGCGAGTCGCGCGTCCTTCTGATCGACGCCGATCTCCGTCGCCCCGGCGTCGGGGTGCAGCTGGGTCTGCCCGACTCGCGGGGGACCGGGCTTGCGGACGCGATCCTCGACCCGACTCTCTCCCTCGAAAGCGTGATCCTGCGCCGCGTTCCCCTGAGCATCGGGATCCTGACGGCCGGAAGGGTGCCCCCCGCCCCCTACGAGGCGCTGCAATCGCCCCGGCTCGGCGCCCTCCTCGAGGAGGCGCGAGGCCTCTTCGATCACGTCGTGGTCGACACGCCGCCCTTGATCCCGGTCCCCGACTGCCGGCTGATCGCGCGCTGGGTCGACGGACTCCTCATGGTGGTGGCGGCGGACAGGACTCCCCGGAAGATGTTCGAAGAAGGGCTCAACATGATCGAGCCCGCGAAGATGATCGGCGTCGTCTTCAACGGCGAAAGGCGCAGCCGGTCCGGCTACTACGGGTACTCCCGCGCCTACGCCGGATCGCCGCGCCCGCCACGCCGGGAACCCCGCGCCGGGGCGCGCTGA
- a CDS encoding O-antigen ligase family protein, with protein sequence MQRARVESRIASCDDVAWWRAGVQEIHLAESEDPGSRVTFWALIAFTFVLLLAPQAFLPALAPLHLGVLTAAVAITTYLVDRFVYRRPLLRVTPEIVALACLVMWALITIPWSYWPGGSLAFLVNDFFKTLAIFVLLCNVLSTRSRLRLAVRWLVVMAVPLAAFGVHEYLAGRFMDEGAVKRIQSYEAPLTSNPNDLALMLNLILPLTLALALAQSGTLPRLLLLGCAGLDAAAVILTFSRAGFICLAATSVIYFLRLLRRPERGWAIAALCLALMAVPCLPAGYMDRLSTITHIESDPTGSAQERRDDTLAALRLVSQSPIVGAGIGENILALNEIRGASWKKVHNVYLEYATDLGVPGLILFLVVLVGSVRSAGFVMRRTAWTPPLRDLFLLAEGIQISLFVFAIAALFHPVAYHFYFYYMAGLALAARGAHVGASREVTR encoded by the coding sequence ATGCAGAGAGCCCGGGTCGAGAGCAGGATCGCTTCATGCGATGACGTCGCTTGGTGGAGGGCGGGCGTCCAGGAAATCCACCTTGCGGAGTCGGAGGACCCAGGGAGCCGCGTCACGTTCTGGGCGCTGATTGCCTTCACCTTCGTTCTCCTGCTCGCTCCCCAGGCCTTCCTCCCGGCGCTCGCGCCTCTGCACCTGGGGGTGCTGACGGCGGCGGTGGCGATCACGACTTACCTCGTCGATCGGTTCGTCTATCGCAGACCGCTCCTGAGGGTCACACCCGAGATCGTCGCCCTCGCCTGCCTGGTCATGTGGGCGCTGATCACCATTCCCTGGTCCTACTGGCCGGGTGGCAGCCTGGCGTTTCTCGTGAACGATTTCTTCAAGACCCTGGCGATCTTCGTGCTGCTCTGCAACGTCCTGAGCACCCGGTCGCGGCTGCGCCTGGCGGTCAGGTGGCTGGTGGTGATGGCGGTGCCTCTCGCGGCCTTCGGCGTCCACGAGTACCTCGCGGGGCGCTTCATGGACGAAGGCGCCGTGAAGCGGATCCAGAGCTACGAAGCGCCGCTCACCTCGAACCCGAACGACCTCGCCCTGATGCTCAACCTGATCCTGCCGCTGACGCTGGCGCTCGCTCTGGCGCAGTCGGGGACGCTCCCGCGTCTCCTCCTCCTGGGATGCGCCGGGCTCGATGCCGCGGCGGTGATCCTGACCTTCTCGCGCGCCGGCTTCATCTGCCTGGCCGCGACGAGCGTCATCTACTTCCTCAGGCTCCTGCGCCGCCCCGAGCGCGGCTGGGCGATCGCGGCGCTCTGCCTCGCCCTCATGGCCGTGCCCTGTCTGCCCGCGGGATACATGGATCGGCTGAGCACGATCACCCACATCGAATCCGACCCGACCGGCTCGGCGCAGGAGCGGCGGGACGACACGCTGGCGGCCCTGCGCCTCGTCTCCCAGAGTCCGATCGTCGGCGCCGGTATCGGCGAGAACATCCTGGCCCTCAACGAGATCAGGGGGGCGAGCTGGAAGAAGGTCCACAACGTCTATCTGGAGTATGCGACGGACTTGGGTGTTCCGGGGTTGATCCTGTTCCTGGTGGTCCTCGTGGGGTCCGTGCGATCGGCCGGGTTCGTCATGCGGCGGACGGCCTGGACGCCACCGCTGCGGGATCTGTTCCTCCTGGCCGAGGGGATCCAGATCAGCCTCTTCGTCTTCGCGATCGCCGCGCTGTTCCACCCGGTGGCGTACCACTTCTACTTCTATTACATGGCCGGGCTCGCCCTGGCGGCGCGAGGGGCGCATGTCGGGGCGAGCCGGGAGGTGACGCGATGA
- a CDS encoding class I SAM-dependent methyltransferase: MTTARVGPSDWLWKEGGGYYTETAGELVLRPILPDIGRPRDRRLFELFERHCGLGPGSRVLEAGCGRSRWLPFLGLRLGCRVTGIDIEPHAADLASANLRGAGAEGDVVCGDAFALHRREDLRGAFDVVYSMGVLEHFPDVVGRVASLALYLKPGGRILTTVPNLQGLNWLLQRLGDLRTLQAHVVYDTPALVKVHEEAGFRTIAAGYAGFFDAYLSSSAGSESRLRRAAHAETCRALGRSAEAWLRLLRGRGTPEMRYLAPHVVYVGRLGREAGVLR, encoded by the coding sequence ATGACGACCGCGCGGGTCGGCCCGAGCGACTGGCTCTGGAAGGAAGGGGGCGGCTACTACACCGAGACCGCCGGCGAGCTGGTTCTCCGGCCCATCCTGCCGGACATCGGCCGCCCGCGCGATCGGAGGCTCTTCGAGCTGTTCGAGCGGCACTGCGGCCTGGGCCCGGGATCCCGCGTGCTCGAGGCGGGATGCGGGCGCTCCCGCTGGCTTCCATTCCTCGGCCTGCGTCTCGGCTGCCGCGTGACCGGGATCGACATCGAGCCGCACGCCGCCGACCTCGCGAGCGCGAACCTCCGGGGCGCCGGAGCCGAGGGGGACGTCGTCTGCGGAGACGCCTTCGCCCTGCACCGGCGCGAGGACCTGCGCGGCGCCTTCGACGTCGTCTACTCGATGGGTGTCCTGGAGCATTTCCCCGACGTGGTCGGGCGGGTCGCCTCCCTCGCGCTCTACCTGAAGCCCGGCGGCCGCATCCTGACCACCGTTCCCAATCTTCAAGGACTGAACTGGCTCCTGCAGCGCCTGGGGGATCTGCGCACGCTCCAGGCGCACGTGGTCTACGACACGCCGGCCCTGGTGAAGGTCCACGAGGAGGCCGGGTTCCGGACGATCGCGGCCGGCTACGCCGGATTCTTCGACGCCTATCTGTCGTCCTCCGCCGGAAGCGAGAGCCGCCTCCGGCGCGCGGCGCACGCGGAGACCTGCCGGGCGCTCGGCCGGAGCGCGGAGGCGTGGCTGCGGCTCCTGCGCGGCCGCGGCACTCCCGAGATGCGATACCTGGCGCCGCATGTCGTCTATGTCGGCCGCCTCGGGCGCGAGGCTGGGGTGCTCCGATGA
- a CDS encoding glycosyltransferase — translation MIAAPPPPAAGPVSSSDDRIRLLTFVNHFAVGGTERHVVNLGKSLDRSQFDVHLACFRRMGQFLGEAEACRLPIWEYPINSLHNRRTLRQQWRFVRDLRRHRIQIVHTYNFYPNVFALPAARLARAPRVVASIRDTGIYQTPMQKRVQRLACRMADCIVVNADAVRLWLIGEGYQPHKIVVIRNGVDLSQFEAGGDGGRVRREIGVPQGAPIVAVVSRLHELKGLDDFLEAAALLAARHREVRFLIVGGRLALRDGTPVSDDAYSESLARKARHLGIADRVVFTGFRLDVANLLREVSVSVLPSLSEGLSNVLLESMAAGVPVVTTPVGGSPEAVVDGVTGFLVPTRNPGALARAIDSLLADPGLARRLGEAGRRRIVEHFSLDGMTRATERLYQSLLDRRRFQGAEERDSGVRREAV, via the coding sequence ATGATCGCCGCTCCGCCCCCGCCGGCCGCCGGCCCGGTGTCGTCGAGCGACGACAGGATCAGGCTCCTGACGTTCGTGAACCATTTCGCGGTGGGGGGGACGGAGAGGCACGTCGTGAACCTGGGGAAATCGCTCGATCGATCGCAGTTCGACGTCCACCTGGCCTGCTTCCGCCGGATGGGGCAGTTCCTAGGGGAGGCCGAGGCCTGCCGTCTGCCGATCTGGGAATACCCGATCAACAGTCTCCACAACCGCAGGACCCTCCGGCAGCAGTGGCGATTCGTCCGGGATCTCCGGCGTCACCGGATCCAGATCGTCCACACCTACAACTTCTACCCGAACGTATTCGCCCTGCCCGCGGCCAGACTGGCGCGTGCGCCGCGCGTCGTCGCGTCCATCCGGGACACGGGCATCTACCAGACGCCGATGCAGAAGCGCGTCCAGAGGCTCGCCTGCCGGATGGCGGACTGCATCGTGGTCAACGCCGACGCGGTCCGGCTGTGGCTGATTGGCGAAGGCTACCAGCCGCACAAGATCGTCGTCATCAGGAACGGCGTGGATCTGAGCCAATTCGAGGCGGGGGGGGACGGAGGTCGCGTGCGGCGCGAGATCGGGGTGCCGCAGGGGGCGCCGATCGTGGCCGTCGTCTCGCGCCTGCACGAGCTCAAGGGCCTCGACGACTTTCTCGAGGCGGCCGCCCTCCTGGCGGCCCGCCACCGGGAGGTCCGCTTCCTGATCGTCGGCGGCCGCCTCGCCCTGAGGGACGGGACTCCGGTAAGCGACGACGCCTATTCGGAGAGCCTGGCACGCAAGGCGCGGCACCTCGGCATCGCCGACCGTGTGGTGTTCACCGGCTTCCGGCTGGACGTCGCGAATCTGCTGCGGGAGGTCTCCGTGTCCGTGCTCCCGTCCTTGAGCGAGGGGCTGTCGAACGTCCTGCTCGAATCGATGGCCGCCGGCGTCCCCGTCGTCACGACTCCGGTGGGCGGCAGCCCCGAGGCGGTCGTGGACGGCGTGACCGGGTTCCTGGTCCCGACGCGGAACCCGGGGGCCCTGGCGCGCGCCATCGACTCTCTGCTCGCCGATCCCGGCCTGGCACGGCGCCTGGGCGAGGCGGGACGCCGGCGGATCGTGGAGCACTTCAGCCTCGACGGCATGACCAGGGCGACCGAGCGGTTGTACCAATCGCTCCTGGACCGGCGTCGGTTCCAGGGCGCGGAAGAGCGGGACTCCGGCGTCCGGCGGGAAGCAGTCTAA